The following proteins are co-located in the Prinia subflava isolate CZ2003 ecotype Zambia chromosome 16, Cam_Psub_1.2, whole genome shotgun sequence genome:
- the RNF44 gene encoding LOW QUALITY PROTEIN: RING finger protein 44 (The sequence of the model RefSeq protein was modified relative to this genomic sequence to represent the inferred CDS: inserted 2 bases in 1 codon; deleted 1 base in 1 codon; substituted 1 base at 1 genomic stop codon) — MAADRDTPGHVGRARAAPPPPGAPGRPPLPPRQPRAPPVPRALGLGPVRPAASXRDTHPPRTPARRCRSAPRKTKRHRKQRRRGGGRPGGRRAGGREGRAGGGPAXGGQARARRRRTKSGGREGRGRRSGTGAAAQAIGAEFKVLVSCPAWSLRSRVPIRLPPSPMRPWELAVNRRPPSAPFAQRRFSGGPCSSPDHLRRSPSARRQWGRRDRPLATLLGQDEPQVHPAFPQQPHIPVDEPRAYALPSTPPRMLHPAAHPPHQNPFMVDLHDQVHQGPVPLSYTVTTVTTQGFPIHAGQHIPGCSTQQLPACSVMFSGQHYPLCCLPPPLIQACAMQQLPVSYQTFPPIISSDHYILHPPPPPVPPHQPPHMAPLGQFVPLQAQHPRMPLQRIDNDVDLRGEQHPIAGFTYPPSHHAPTLSPSMPLHYLPHDPLHQELPFGVPYPHMMPRRLNTQRYRLQQALPPPPPPPPPPPYYPSFLPYFLSMLPVSPTAVGPTISLDLDVDDVEMENYEALLNLAERLGEAKPRGLTKADIEHLPSYRFNPESHQSEQTLCVVCFSDFEARQLLRVLPCNHEFHAKCVDKWLKANRTCPICRADASEVQREAD, encoded by the exons ATGGCTGCGGACCGTGACACGCCTGGTCACGTGGGACGCGCGcgcgccgcgccgcccccccccggtgcccccggccgccccccgctccccccgcgccAGCCGCGCGCGCCCCCGGTGCCCCGGGCGCTGGGACTCGGTCCGGTGCGTCCCGCCGCCTCTTAAAGGGACACGCACCCCCCGCGCACCCCGGCCCGCCGCTGCCGCTCCGCGCCGCGGAAAACAAAGAGGCACCGGAAACagcggcggcggggagggggccggcccggcgggaggcgggcgggagggagggaggggagggccGGCGGCGGGCCGGC GGGGGGGCAGGCCCGGGCCCGGCGTCGGCGAACAAAGAGCGGCGGGAGGGAGGGG CGGGGGCGCCGCAGCGGCACCGGAGCGGCGGCCCAGGCCATCGGTGCAG AATTCAAGGTGCTGGTGTCTtgccctgcctggagcctgAGATCCCGCGTGCCCATCCGCCTCCCGCCGTCACCAATGCGACCATGGGAACTGGCAGTGAATAGGCGGCCGCCCTCTGCCCCTTTTGCCCAGCGCCGTTTCTCAGGGggaccctgcagcagccccgaCCACCTCCGGCGAAG cccctctgccaggcGTCAGTGGGGACGACGCGACCGACCTCTGGCAACCCTGCTGGGCCAGGATGAGCCCCAGGTGCACCCTGCCTTCCCCCAGCAGCCGCACATCCCTGTAGATGAGCCCCGTGCCTACGCTCTTCCCAGCACGCCGCCACGAATGCTTCACCCAGCTGCTCACCCACCCCACCAGAACCCATTCATGGTGGATCTGCATGACCAG GTGCACCAGGGACCTGTCCCTCTCTCCTACACGGTTACCACCGTAACGACACAAGGCTTCCCCATCCACGCTGGCCAGCACATCCCTGggtgcagcacccagcagctcccagcatgcTCAGTGATGTTCAGTGGACAGCACTACCcgctctgctgcctcccaccccCG CTGATTCAGGCATGTGCCATGCAACAGCTTCCCGTCTCCTACCAGACATTCCCCCCCATCATCTCCAGCGACCATTACATCCTGCACCCACCCCCGCCGCCAGTGCCCCCCCACCAGCCGCCCCACATGGCCCCCCTGGGCCAGTTTGTACCTCTCCAAGCCCAGCATCCACGTATG CCTCTGCAGAGGATAGACAATGACGTGGACCTGCGAGGGGAACAGCACCCCATCGCAGGCTTCACATACCCTCCGTCTCACCATGCCCCCACACTGTCGCCCTCCATGCCGCTGCATTACCTCCCCCACGACCCGCTGCACCAAGAACTGCCGTTTGGCGTG CCATACCCCCACATGATGCCCCGGCGGCTGAACACCCAGCGGTACCGGCTGCAACAGGCGCTGCCCCCACCGCCAccccctccgccgccgcctccaTACTATCCGAGCTTCCTGCCCTATTTCCT TTCTATGCTTCCTGTGTCGCCAACAGCCGTGGGGCCCACGATCAGCTTAGACCTGGACGTGGATGATGTGGAGATGGAGAATTACGAG gcactgctgaaCTTGGCTGAGCGGCTGGGGGAGGCCAAGCCACGGGGACTCACCAAAGCAGACATTGAGCACCTCCCGTCCTACCGCTTCAACCCCGAGAGCCACCAGTCTGAGCAGACCCT GTGCGTCGTGTGCTTCAGTGACTTTGAGGCCCGGCAGCTTCTCCGCGTCCTGCCCTGCAACCACGAGTTCCACGCCAAGTGTGTCGACAAATGGTTAAAG GCAAACCGCACGTGCCCGATCTGCCGGGCGGACGCGTCGGAGGTGCAGCGGGAGGCGGACTGA
- the LOC134559282 gene encoding uncharacterized protein LOC134559282 translates to MGADDRGTEQGTGTGQQECKRRDDLWSCRHTQPDVLEHGAGAELVDKASAQNRAVLLGRGVVPRRRNSTCLTTEPNSCPGEQNLERIPAAHNAAPHTAHAASTDPGGPVARLVPLPPPRVPPSPPRHFGLICFLPPPQGQLSEEFHHFPCRPLSDTGACPEPAQFTGSGGTADGTLRGAKPDEDTAAASAEAPDTLPAGRPPEPGQARTAPIGSSAPVLSPLPPLSPRGSPSSRGSSHRPAAAPGLAALYGRFPEPQCPGSRHPRRASAPSAHRARPGRPRRTGPRSLLRPPHRAPRPCIRPIALSPARRPPRPAAPGLPAPFPSPGPCPPPPPGAPALPRTARA, encoded by the coding sequence ATGGGCGCAGATGACAGAGGGACAGAAcaaggcactggcacaggaCAGCAAGAATGCAAGCGCAGGGATGatctctggagctgcaggcacacacagccagATGTGCTGGAGCATGGGGCCGGTGCAGAGCTGGTGGACAAGGCATCAGCACAAAACAGAGCCGTGCTCCTGGGAAGAGGGGTTGTCCCCAGACGGAGGAACAGCACCTGCCTAACCACAGAGCCCAACTCGTGCCCGGGAGAGCAAAACCTGGAGCGCATCCCAGCTGCCCACAACGCGgccccacacacagcccacgctgccagcacagatcCTGGCGGGCCGGTGGCACGGCTTgtgccactgccaccaccccGGGTGCCACCATCCCCACCCCGTCACTTCGGGCTCATTTGTTTCCTACCTCCTCCCCAGGGACAACTTTCCGAAGAGTTTCACCACTTCCCCTGCCGTCCCCTATCCGACACCGGGGCTTGCCCCGAGCCGGCACAGTTTACCGGGTCCGGGGGAACGGCGGACGGAACACTGCGAGGTGCCAAGCCGGACGAGGACACCGCAGCGGCCTCAGCAGAAGCCCCTGACACCCTCCCGGCCGGGAGACCCCCAGAGCCGGGGCAGGCTCGGACAGCCCCCATAGGCAGCAGCGCTCCGGTTCTCTCCCCGCTGCCCCCCTTGTCCCCGCGgggctcccccagcagcaggggctccTCCCACCGCCCTGCGGCTGCACCGGGCCTGGCTGCGCTTTACGGCCGCTTCCCCGAACCCCAATGCCCCGGCAGCCGCCACCCCCGCCGGGCATCCGCCCCCTCCGCGCaccgggcccggcccggccgcccccgccgcacCGGGCCGCGCTCGCTCCTCCGCCCGCCGCACCGGGCCCCGCGGCCCTGCATCCGCCCCATCGCTCTGAGCCCTGCCCGCCGCCCTCCCCGTcccgctgccccggggctgcccgcccccttccccagccccgggccCTGCCCTCCGCCTCCCCCTGgtgccccggccctgccccgcacAGCCCGGGCCTGa